The following DNA comes from Chryseobacterium gallinarum.
CAAAGCACCGAAAGGTCTTACTACAAATCCCGCAGCGAAAGTAGCCAGGGTAGATAAAAATGCTGCGGTAGGATTATCGGCAGGGAAAAATTTAGTGGCTAAAACAACGGCGAGACTTCCGAAAATATAAAAGTCATACCATTCTATCAGGGTTCCGAGAGATGAGGCGGTGATCACGCTCCATATGGTGCGGTTCTTCTGCCTGTCGGTCATATTCTCGTAGCTTTCGTGGTGGTTTTCACTCATATTGGTTGGTTTTGATGTTAACAGAAAATATTATTTCATCCAGAATTTTATGGAAATGGATTTATTTTTTAAATTTTGTTTATTAATGGCTTATAGTTACAGGTAGATCTGGAACTGTACAATGAATTCCCCTTTTGAAGATGGGCTTTCGGTGGGGCTGGTATAAACCGGTCTTGTTGAGTATTGGGTTGTGATTTTTGCGTGATGCCCATCGATGAACCAATTGGCCCCAATATCAAATTGAGATGAAGACTTGTCAAAAGCTTCAAAATTTTTGTGAGTATAAGCTGCAAAAGGCTGTATTCTGATTTTTGGCTTCTCTGCCTGGCTCGGCAACAGTAAACCGGCCTGTGCGTAGATAATATTACCTGTTCCGATGGTCGGCTGCAGGTTTCCTGGTCCTGCAATTGCTTTATTGCCGATGAAATTGGGATCATTGGCTCCGATATTCATGGTTCCCAGGTTCCTTACATACTTAGGACCGAAATTGTAGTTATAATATCCGGCATAAGCAGAAATGGCCATTTTGTTTTTAGCTTCTCCCAACGGAATATCTGCAAACGCATCTACTGCAAACAGGGTGATGTCATGCTTTTCAATATTGGAATTGACGGAAGTCCTCGTTCCGTCTGCCTGATGATAAAAACCAGCTCCCACATTAAACACTTTCTTTGTTCCCAGATAAGAACCTACTTTGAAAGGAAGGGTGTTGGATTCCTCGTCAAGGAATTGATATTCAAGATATCCCGCTTTTGAAAAACTGGGATTGCCATTGTTGTCTACAGCTATAGCTTTGGAAGGGTCTGTTACATTTACCGGCGTGAGATCAGTAGCGAAAGGTTTGTTTAAACTTAAACGATATTCTAATTTTCCGTATTTCCCTTTGGCAAACATTCCCAGCTGTCTTGCAAACTGATCCGAATTGTCTATCAGCGGCCAGGAAAAAACAGGAGAATCTACGGTTAGGAAATTAAGTGTTGACGCCATGGTCATCCGGGAAAGCCCCATGTAGTAATGGAGTCCTGCCCCTAAAGATAAACTGAATTTTCCGGCTTCCCCGGGTAAAATAACTGCATACTCATTCCAGGCATCATGAAAGAACAGTTGTGTTTTTTTTTCCGTTTCCGTATCCTCCGGTTCCTGAAGTACCTGTGGCGCCACCGTTGATGAAGGTTTGATTGTTAATCCCGAAATGAAGCAGGATCATATATCTTTTAGAGATCTGGGCATACGTTAAAGCACGCAGTCTCCTGTTTCCTATGTTCCA
Coding sequences within:
- a CDS encoding porin translates to MAPQVLQEPEDTETEKKTQLFFHDAWNEYAVILPGEAGKFSLSLGAGLHYYMGLSRMTMASTLNFLTVDSPVFSWPLIDNSDQFARQLGMFAKGKYGKLEYRLSLNKPFATDLTPVNVTDPSKAIAVDNNGNPSFSKAGYLEYQFLDEESNTLPFKVGSYLGTKKVFNVGAGFYHQADGTRTSVNSNIEKHDITLFAVDAFADIPLGEAKNKMAISAYAGYYNYNFGPKYVRNLGTMNIGANDPNFIGNKAIAGPGNLQPTIGTGNIIYAQAGLLLPSQAEKPKIRIQPFAAYTHKNFEAFDKSSSQFDIGANWFIDGHHAKITTQYSTRPVYTSPTESPSSKGEFIVQFQIYL